One region of Metallosphaera sedula DSM 5348 genomic DNA includes:
- a CDS encoding GTP-dependent dephospho-CoA kinase family protein, translated as MEVRYKRKVDLCFRPPRTVRAELSRPYGILFSNNAKLLSYLGQFERIITVGDVVTSLVTRSGIRPFLSVVDGKTRRNVSISGERSSEVITNEAGILRFSAMSKIKEIMYGREPRSLFVNGEDDMMVIPIILYGKNGDLVVYGQPNAGAVCLENWEGSRWRVMDIFSKFTAELC; from the coding sequence TTGGAGGTACGCTATAAACGTAAAGTAGATCTGTGTTTCAGACCTCCTAGAACCGTTAGGGCAGAACTATCCAGACCTTATGGTATTCTTTTCTCAAATAACGCGAAGTTACTATCCTATCTAGGTCAATTCGAAAGGATAATTACAGTGGGAGATGTTGTAACAAGCCTAGTGACTAGATCAGGGATAAGACCTTTCCTTTCAGTTGTAGATGGAAAGACGAGGAGAAACGTATCAATTTCCGGAGAGAGATCAAGCGAGGTAATTACCAATGAAGCGGGGATTCTTAGATTTAGCGCCATGTCCAAGATAAAGGAGATAATGTATGGGAGAGAGCCTAGATCCCTCTTCGTTAACGGCGAGGATGACATGATGGTAATACCCATCATATTATATGGAAAAAATGGAGACCTAGTTGTTTATGGGCAACCAAATGCTGGGGCGGTTTGTCTAGAAAATTGGGAAGGCTCAAGATGGAGGGTAATGGACATCTTTTCCAAGTTCACGGCAGAGCTCTGCTAA
- the spt4 gene encoding transcription elongation factor subunit Spt4, which yields MSAKTLKACRSCKALVSKEVQQCPICNGTTFSDEWEGMVILLSEKSELAETIGESKPWRYAINVK from the coding sequence ATGTCGGCCAAGACCCTCAAGGCTTGTAGGTCGTGCAAGGCATTGGTTAGCAAAGAGGTCCAGCAATGTCCCATATGCAACGGCACAACGTTTAGTGATGAGTGGGAGGGCATGGTTATACTCCTGAGCGAGAAATCGGAGCTTGCAGAGACAATAGGTGAGTCTAAACCTTGGAGGTACGCTATAAACGTAAAGTAG
- a CDS encoding DNA-directed RNA polymerase: MFKVVKARGVVRIPPELFGEPLNKTAIEILNNEYKERLFKDLGLVLSVIRADVNEEGMIIFGDGATYHEVEFELLTFSPMIQEVIEGDITQVDNYGIYVNMGPMDGLVHVSQIGDDNYKFDSVRGILIGEKSKKTFQKGDMVRARIMTISSTASNRLPRIGLTMRQMGLGKVERRN; encoded by the coding sequence GTTGTAAAGGCCAGAGGAGTTGTTAGAATACCACCCGAACTCTTTGGCGAACCCTTAAACAAAACAGCCATTGAGATACTTAATAATGAATATAAGGAAAGGTTATTTAAAGATTTAGGTCTAGTTCTGTCTGTTATTAGGGCTGACGTAAATGAAGAGGGGATGATTATATTCGGTGACGGGGCAACTTATCATGAGGTGGAATTTGAGCTCCTGACTTTCTCGCCCATGATTCAGGAAGTTATAGAGGGCGACATTACTCAAGTAGATAATTACGGGATATATGTAAACATGGGTCCCATGGACGGTCTCGTGCATGTATCTCAAATCGGGGATGATAATTACAAATTTGATTCTGTTAGGGGAATTTTAATTGGGGAGAAATCAAAAAAGACTTTTCAAAAGGGGGATATGGTTAGGGCTAGAATAATGACCATTTCCTCCACTGCTAGCAATAGGCTACCAAGGATTGGATTGACCATGAGACAGATGGGTCTAGGAAAGGTGGAGAGGAGGAACTGA